Genomic segment of Atribacterota bacterium:
GGCAAGTGGTAGACGTTCTCCCTGGCGTACCAGAGGATACACCAGTAAGGAAGTGGGCAAATTCAGGTGTTTCACTCGTTCATCCCATTCGGAAAAGTTAGCACTCGGAAAAAAATGGTTGAGGCACTCTCCCCCAGTGTTACTGGCGCCTCCAGGAAGCCAGAATCCCTCTGGATGAAGGTGACAGTAAACCCGCCCTTTAGGATCTTTAATATGCCGTTCCGAAATGCTGCGGATAACCAGTGTTGTTCCCAGAGTGGACGAGATGTCCCCCACTTGCTCCACTCCCGAAGCATAAAAAGAAGCTGTACCATCGGTGGCTCCCACCACCACTTTCATTTTGGCGCATTCCCATTTCTCTTTCCAGTGGGGATGGAGTTCCCCGACAACTTCACCGGTCGTGAACACCTTAGGAAGCTTTGCTATGGGTATCCCCAGGTCTTTCTCGATGAATGGAGGCCATGCTCGATCGAAGAGGTCATAACCCATCTTGAGTGCGTTGGAGATGTCAGATATTCCCCACTCTCCGGTTAAGATTCCCACTAAGTAGTCAGCAGCATGGAGAAAGTATCGGGTTTTTTCAAATAACTGGGGTTGGTGTCTTTTAATCCAGAGGACTTTGCACAGGGCGAAAGAGGGGTCGAAGCGGTATCCCATTTTTTCGCAGAAAGACGCCGCGGTGCTATTGGTAAGTGATGCTTCCTCTCTGGCTCGGGAATCGTTGTACATGATGGCAGGACGAAGGACATTCCCATCTTCGTCCACGGCTACCACTGTTCCTGAGGTGGAATCACAGGAAAGAGCAAAAAGAGTCTCTTTATGGTATCCCATGGTAAAAAATTTCCTCAGTGCTCTGGCAACGCAGATATCAACCTTCTTTACCCATTCTCCGGGGTCCTGTTCGAAAATCGCTCCTTCCACGCAAGAAGAAGCAAGTATTTCTCGTTCCTGAACGACCACCTTTCCATTGAGGTTAGTAATGATACTGCGTACTCCCTGAGTACCCAGATCGATTCCTAAAACAAAGGCATAGTCTTTGTTCATGAACTTTCCTCCGCTCACTGGTATTATTTTCTATTCTATCAGGATTATTTTCCCGGTGCATGAATTGGCACTGGAAACACTGTGAACACCACGGCTATGAATTCCCTGCTCTGCTTTGATGGGAAGTTAACCGGGGGTTCTGATGGAACCATGGTTGACCTACAGGGACGCTTGCAATATAATTTAACCACGGCTAAATTTTGGAGCAACGAAGAAAGGAGAAACATTTTCCATGAAGAGGACCTATCAACCACATCGAGTTAGAATGAAGAGAACTCATGGCTTTCGCGCCAGAATGGAAACGAGGGCCGGGCGAGAAGTCTTAAGCCGCAGAAGAAAGAAGGGGCGTAAACGTCTCACTGTGTGATTGAGGCAATGAAAAGCCTGACTCGAAAGAGAGACTTCATTCGGGTATTCCAGCAGGGAAAGCGAAAGCGGGTCGGGCTATTGAAATTTTTTTTTCTGAAGCGTGAGGGTGGGGATTTGCGGGTTGCCTTTGTGGGAAAGAGTAAGAAGGCGGTGTACCGGAATCGAGTGAGGCGGCGTTTGAGAGAAGCCTTTCGGGTTCGTTTTTATCCTCGGTGGTGTAAAAGCCCAGTTGATTTTATCTTTTGGGGTGACGAAAAACTCTGTTCGGTACGTTTTGCCGATATTCAATCCTGGATGGGACAGTTATTGGAAGACGTTCCCATAAGCGACGAGGACTAAGGAAATCGTGAAGATTGAGCGACTTTTGGTTTGTGGCGTTGACCGATGTTTGGCGTGGTATCAACGATTTGTGTCTCCATTTTTCCCTCCCTCCTGTCGTTTCGAGCCAACCTGTTCTCAATATGCTAGAGAAGCGTTGCAGAAACATGGGTTGTTCCGGGGAGGGACGATGGCTATCTGGAGGGTGATGCGCTGTCATCCGTACTCTCGGGGTGGATATGACCCGGTAAAATAAGAAAGAAAAGGTGGTTGGAGCATGTTTTCACAACTTTGGGATGGTTTGGCCAAATTAATGGAGTTTGTGTTGCGGTTTTTTTACAACCTGACGGGCAACTATGGCATTTCCATAATTCTCCTTACTGTAGTGGTTCGCCTGGCGCTTTATCCGGTCATTCACAAACAGAATCTTTCCACTCGAGCTATGCAGGAGATCCAGCCCGAGGTGAAAAAATTGCAGGAAAAGTATGGTAAGGAACCACAGAAGTTAAACCAGGAGCTGATGAAGCTTTATAAAGAAAAAGGCGTCAGTCCTTTGGGAGGATGCCTGCCCCTTCTCATTCAGCTTCCTTTTCTCTTTGTGCTTTACCGGGTTCTTGTGACCTACGATTATGGTCAGGCTGGTTTTTTATGGCTTCCCAGTCTCTCTCAGAAGGACCCGTACTACATTCTTCCTCTGGCCATGGGTATCACTACTTTTATTCAGCAGAAGATATCCACTCCGTCGATGGGGGGAGAAGCGTCGCAGCAAAACCTCCTCCTTATGGTTGTGATGCCCGTTTTCCTGGTTTTCATTAGCTGGGGTTTGCCTTCAGGAGTGCTCCTGTACTGGTTTGTTTCGAATCTTTTTTACATATTTCAGCAATATCTCCTGGAGCTCCAGATTCGCAAAAGTAAGGTTGCTCTTTCCCCTGCTACTCTTCCAAACCTGACTCAAGCAGAAAACCCTTCAAGAGCTTCTTTGCGTAAAAAGGGGGAAAAAAAGAATGAAAAGAAGCGTTGAAGTTTCAGGGAAAAGCCTGGAAGAAGTATTAGAGCGGGCTTCTCGATATTTTGACGTACCCAGGGAACACTTGAATTATGAGGTGCTATCTGAAAATAAGGGATTTTTGGGGATCTTAGTGCCTAAGGTGGTGAAAGTGCGAGTCTGGGTTGATGAGCAGGAAGAAGAAACTTTGGATGTGGTGCAATCCGAGGAAGAGGTGCCCAGAGTTTCTCGTCCTTTAAAGGAGTCACAGAAAAAGGTTCCTGCAGACCTTATTGAGTTGCAAAAAGCCGCAGTGGACTTTCTCCAAGGGTTAATTGATAAGATGCGGGTCGATGTAGAGGTTACCGCGCGACAGGAAGGGGTGAAACTGAGCTGCGTCGTTGATGGGAAGGATTCTGGAATCCTCATCGGTCGCAAGGGGGAAACTCTGGAAGCCATGGAAGTTTTGCTTCGGACTTTTCTTTCCAAGAGAGGGTTTGAAGGAGGCTTTGTAGAACTGGATATTGCCAATTACAAGAAGCGAAGAGAAGAAACCCTCCGAAAGCTGGCTGAAAAAGTAGCCCAAAAAGTAATTCGAGAAAGGAAAAAGATTAAACTGGAACCTATGAATGCTCGGGAGCGGCGTATTATCCACACCACCCTGAAGGAGTACCCGCAGGTGGTGACTTACAGTGTGGGCTTTGAACCGGCAAGGCGAGTGGTCGTGGAATTTAGGGATACGAATGAAGAAAAGGAACGGAGTTCAGGAAAGAAAACCGAGCGCAATTCGCCAAAATCTACCGGTGCGGAGAAGAGAGGTCGGAATACAGGAAGACGGCCTCGCAAATCGGGAGGACAGAAGAAAACTTTTGGAGAATGATACCATTGTTGCTCCGGCAACGCCGCTGGGGATTGGGGCGATAGGAATCGTTCGAATGAGTGGCCGGGAGGCGGTACCCATTGCTTCTCGGCTTTTTCGTGCCCGTTCTGGAAAAAAGGTAGAAGATTTCTCTTCTTTTCGTTTTTACTTGGGGGATCTTGTGGATCCGGAAAGAGGATTCCTTCTTGATGAAGCCCTCTGCGTGGTGATGCGAGCACCACGCAGTTATACCCGGGAAGACGTGGTCGAATTTCATCTGCATGGAGGACCGTTGCTTCTGCGTAAGGTTTTCGAGCTGTGTCTCCGTGAAGGGGCCAGGATGGCAAGGCCCGGAGAATTCACCGAACGTGCTTTTCTCAACGGTCGCGTTGACCTTGCGCAGGCGGAAGCAGTGGCAGAAATCATCCGTGCTCGCTCAGAAAAAGCTCTGGAACTCTCTTTACGAGCACTCAAGGGAGAGTGGGGTCGGAAAGTCCGTGCCTGGCAGGATACGCTGGTGCTCCTTCAAGCCCACGTTCAGGTGAGTTGCGATTTTCTCGATGTACCGGTTCCGAATATCGAGGGATTGCTCCTCAAGGAACTCTCTTCCCTGAGAGAGGGCATAGAAAAGGAAATTAAGAATGGTGAGAGAACTCAAGTGCTTCAGGAAGGTTTTCTGGTGGTTATCGCCGGGAAACCCAACGTGGGGAAATCGAGCTTCCTTAACGTTATGGTGGGGAAAGAAAGAGCCATTGTGACCCCTTTTCCGGGAACGACCCGGGATGCAATCGAAGAAATGGTACTTCTTGAAGGACTCCCCATTCGCTTTGTGGACACTGCTGGGATTCGGGATGGTGTTGATTTCATTGAGCGAGTGGGAGTGGAAAAAGCGGAGGAGTATTTGAAGGATGCGGACCTTGTGATTGTCATTTTTGACCGAAGTCGTCCTTTGGAAGACGACGACTTGAGGATTGCCGGGATCGTGGGGGCAAAACCCCATATCGTGGTCTTTAACAAAAGTGATTTGCCTCCGGTTCTTTCTAAAGAAGCACTTGGTCGGTTTTATCCGGGAGAAGAGATTATTGAAATTTCTGCTCTTACTGGGGAAGGTAAAGAAACGCTAATCCGTAAGATTACAGAGAGATTGCGCGAACAAATTGGGCCGGAAGAGGATTTGACTCTGATGAGCGCTCACCAGAGGGAAACGCTGAAAACCGTTGTCTGGGACATCGCTGAGTTAGAGCGGGAGATTCAGAGTGGTTTATCGATTGATGTGGTTGGCTTGCGTTTGGATGAGATTTTGTGGAAGATAAAGCAGGTTACTGGAGAAAATATCGATGAGAAACTCCTGGAGACTATTTTTTCTCACTTTTGTCTTGGCAAGTAAATGTTCCACGTGGAACACTGTATTCTACCAACAGTGTTCCACGTGGAACATTTTATAAAAGAGGTTTCTTCTGGGGGAAACCTGCTTTACGGGGAAAAGAGGAAGGAGTTGGTCCTCTCTTCCGCACCAGAATCAGGTAGGTTTTTCGCTCCCTAAAAGGGATAGACACTTCCCTGATGTTTTCAATCACGCAAGAGAGGATTCCAAGTGCCCTTTGGGCTTTCTGGATTTCTTCCTGGTAGCGTTTCCCTTTGTAATAGATCCCGAGTCCTCCAATTTTCAGAAAAGGGACGGTGAGTTCTAAGGCTATCGCCAGAGGAGCTAGGGCTTTGGCAGTAGCTGTATCAAACTGTTCTCGCCAAAGCGGATGAAAGGCAACATTCTCCGCCCGATCATTCTGAATGTGAACCTGAAGAAGGTTAAGTTTGGCCACTGCTTCGTTGAGAAAAGAAACCTTCTTTTTTTGGGACTCGAGCAAGGCAAGAGTCAGGTCAGGACGGGCGATTTTTAGGGGAATTCCTGGTATCCCCCCTCCCGTGCCTACATCGATGAGGGTTGAGCCTTCCACGAAGCGCAGGCCGCTCAGAGAATCAAGGACAAGCTCGGTGATGATGGTGGTTTTCTCTTCACAACCAGTGAGATTGAGTACCCTGTTCCATTCGAAAAGGAGGGTGATGTAGTTTTCCAGCTTTTCCACATCTTCTTTTCCCATCGAAATGCCTAATTTTTGGATTCCTTCTTTGAGGAACGCTCTCTCTTCTTTCCACAGGTTATCCACAGCGTATGTTGGCCTTCCTTTCTAGAACCATTGAACCCCCCGTTCTTTTCCTAAATGCATACTAATATTGAGATTATTGTACTTGTACTAGAGCGTCAATGACCATTTGAATTTGGACTGTACGAAAGTACGTTAAGTAATCCACAGGTTATCCACAGCGGTTTTCCTCGTTTTTCCTTTTTAGTAAAGGTCAAGAAGCGTGCTATAATCTCAAATAGTATGGAAAAGGGAGGAAAAGGATGCCGATTCACGAGGGAGACCGGGTGTACGTCTACTTAGAAGATGGGAAAGAGTACCTGTTGTGCGTGAAAGAAGATAAAATTTTCGGAACGCACCTTGGGAACATTACTTTAAAGGATGTGTTGGGTAAAGAATTTGGTGAGTATGTGCTCACTTCTCAAGGTAAAAGAGCTTATCTCTTGCAACCGGGTATCGTGGAAAATATTTTTCATATGAAGCGACGAACTCAGATTGTGTACCCCAAGGATCTGGGTTATATTCTCCTTTACCTTGATGTTAAGGAAGGAGATCGGGTTATCGATGTTGGCTTAGGAAGTGGAGCCATGTGCGGAGCACTGGCAAGAATCGTGGGTGCTTCGGGGAAAGTGTATGCGTATGAGA
This window contains:
- a CDS encoding FGGY-family carbohydrate kinase is translated as MNKDYAFVLGIDLGTQGVRSIITNLNGKVVVQEREILASSCVEGAIFEQDPGEWVKKVDICVARALRKFFTMGYHKETLFALSCDSTSGTVVAVDEDGNVLRPAIMYNDSRAREEASLTNSTAASFCEKMGYRFDPSFALCKVLWIKRHQPQLFEKTRYFLHAADYLVGILTGEWGISDISNALKMGYDLFDRAWPPFIEKDLGIPIAKLPKVFTTGEVVGELHPHWKEKWECAKMKVVVGATDGTASFYASGVEQVGDISSTLGTTLVIRSISERHIKDPKGRVYCHLHPEGFWLPGGASNTGGECLNHFFPSANFSEWDERVKHLNLPTSLLVYPLVRQGERLPLANPKAQFFKVGEAKDPLTFYAACLEGVGYIERYSFEVLESLGASSIKRVFSSGSGAKSTIWNQIRAHILNRPIKLPSTLESAMGSCIIAASPFLGGLSRAAQTMVKICATIDPQPEKARQYEERYRHFIEECRKRGYE
- the rpmH gene encoding 50S ribosomal protein L34, which gives rise to MKRTYQPHRVRMKRTHGFRARMETRAGREVLSRRRKKGRKRLTV
- the rnpA gene encoding ribonuclease P protein component, giving the protein MKSLTRKRDFIRVFQQGKRKRVGLLKFFFLKREGGDLRVAFVGKSKKAVYRNRVRRRLREAFRVRFYPRWCKSPVDFIFWGDEKLCSVRFADIQSWMGQLLEDVPISDED
- the yidD gene encoding membrane protein insertion efficiency factor YidD, whose protein sequence is MERLLVCGVDRCLAWYQRFVSPFFPPSCRFEPTCSQYAREALQKHGLFRGGTMAIWRVMRCHPYSRGGYDPVK
- a CDS encoding YidC/Oxa1 family membrane protein insertase, with product MFSQLWDGLAKLMEFVLRFFYNLTGNYGISIILLTVVVRLALYPVIHKQNLSTRAMQEIQPEVKKLQEKYGKEPQKLNQELMKLYKEKGVSPLGGCLPLLIQLPFLFVLYRVLVTYDYGQAGFLWLPSLSQKDPYYILPLAMGITTFIQQKISTPSMGGEASQQNLLLMVVMPVFLVFISWGLPSGVLLYWFVSNLFYIFQQYLLELQIRKSKVALSPATLPNLTQAENPSRASLRKKGEKKNEKKR
- the jag gene encoding RNA-binding cell elongation regulator Jag/EloR, translated to MKRSVEVSGKSLEEVLERASRYFDVPREHLNYEVLSENKGFLGILVPKVVKVRVWVDEQEEETLDVVQSEEEVPRVSRPLKESQKKVPADLIELQKAAVDFLQGLIDKMRVDVEVTARQEGVKLSCVVDGKDSGILIGRKGETLEAMEVLLRTFLSKRGFEGGFVELDIANYKKRREETLRKLAEKVAQKVIRERKKIKLEPMNARERRIIHTTLKEYPQVVTYSVGFEPARRVVVEFRDTNEEKERSSGKKTERNSPKSTGAEKRGRNTGRRPRKSGGQKKTFGE
- the mnmE gene encoding tRNA uridine-5-carboxymethylaminomethyl(34) synthesis GTPase MnmE, with product MENDTIVAPATPLGIGAIGIVRMSGREAVPIASRLFRARSGKKVEDFSSFRFYLGDLVDPERGFLLDEALCVVMRAPRSYTREDVVEFHLHGGPLLLRKVFELCLREGARMARPGEFTERAFLNGRVDLAQAEAVAEIIRARSEKALELSLRALKGEWGRKVRAWQDTLVLLQAHVQVSCDFLDVPVPNIEGLLLKELSSLREGIEKEIKNGERTQVLQEGFLVVIAGKPNVGKSSFLNVMVGKERAIVTPFPGTTRDAIEEMVLLEGLPIRFVDTAGIRDGVDFIERVGVEKAEEYLKDADLVIVIFDRSRPLEDDDLRIAGIVGAKPHIVVFNKSDLPPVLSKEALGRFYPGEEIIEISALTGEGKETLIRKITERLREQIGPEEDLTLMSAHQRETLKTVVWDIAELEREIQSGLSIDVVGLRLDEILWKIKQVTGENIDEKLLETIFSHFCLGK
- the rsmG gene encoding 16S rRNA (guanine(527)-N(7))-methyltransferase RsmG, whose product is MDNLWKEERAFLKEGIQKLGISMGKEDVEKLENYITLLFEWNRVLNLTGCEEKTTIITELVLDSLSGLRFVEGSTLIDVGTGGGIPGIPLKIARPDLTLALLESQKKKVSFLNEAVAKLNLLQVHIQNDRAENVAFHPLWREQFDTATAKALAPLAIALELTVPFLKIGGLGIYYKGKRYQEEIQKAQRALGILSCVIENIREVSIPFRERKTYLILVRKRGPTPSSFPRKAGFPQKKPLL